The following are encoded in a window of Aromatoleum petrolei genomic DNA:
- a CDS encoding SDR family oxidoreductase, translating to MLFDKQCLAGKRVLITGGGTGIGKGLARHLAAHGAEVHIWGRRAQVLEDAAAEINAEVDAQRVHWQAVDIRKAEAVDAAVGEIWEKYGPLTGLINNAAANFIAPTKDLSPRGFEAITSTVMNGAFFTTHAVGRRWIANGLKGSIVSTLVTWIWTGSPFVVPSAMAKAAVNAMTMSLAVEWAKYGIRVNAVAPGPFPTDYAWKMLNPTDDSSVGATQADEVPAGRFGEISELGNLVLLLQSDGCDYITGETIAIDGAHHLAAPSTFAGLNKLSDEQWAHIKEQAKAASEQSKAQRTV from the coding sequence ATGCTGTTCGATAAACAATGTCTTGCTGGCAAGCGCGTGCTGATCACCGGTGGCGGCACCGGCATCGGCAAGGGGCTGGCGCGGCATCTCGCGGCGCACGGAGCGGAAGTCCACATCTGGGGGCGACGTGCCCAGGTTCTCGAAGATGCGGCGGCCGAGATCAACGCCGAAGTCGACGCGCAGCGCGTGCATTGGCAGGCGGTCGATATCCGCAAGGCCGAGGCGGTCGACGCCGCGGTCGGGGAGATCTGGGAGAAGTACGGCCCGCTTACCGGCCTGATCAACAACGCCGCGGCGAACTTCATCGCGCCGACCAAGGACCTGAGTCCGCGCGGCTTCGAGGCGATCACCTCCACGGTGATGAACGGCGCCTTCTTCACGACGCACGCCGTCGGCCGCCGCTGGATCGCGAACGGACTGAAGGGCTCCATCGTGTCGACGCTGGTGACCTGGATCTGGACCGGCTCGCCCTTCGTCGTGCCCTCGGCGATGGCGAAGGCCGCGGTGAACGCGATGACGATGTCGCTGGCGGTCGAATGGGCGAAGTACGGCATTCGCGTGAATGCGGTCGCGCCGGGGCCGTTCCCGACCGATTACGCCTGGAAGATGCTCAACCCGACCGACGACAGCTCGGTGGGCGCAACGCAGGCCGACGAGGTGCCGGCCGGACGCTTCGGCGAGATTTCGGAGCTGGGCAATCTCGTGCTGCTGCTGCAATCGGACGGCTGCGACTACATCACGGGCGAGACGATCGCGATCGACGGCGCCCACCACCTTGCGGCTCCGTCCACCTTCGCCGGGCTGAACAAGCTCTCGGACGAGCAGTGGGCCCACATCAAGGAACAGGCCAAGGCTGCGAGCGAGCAAAGCAAGGCTCAGCGCACAGTGTGA
- a CDS encoding alkane 1-monooxygenase, translating into MDYLKYFVPVLMQLATLAGLLAGGHWVWVGIATFPLLALVDSILPADYSPRQIKSRALSLIPVWICTILGPTLYLALAWIVLNGQLDGAQTIGALLSVAWLSVLPVIPATHELYHQRGAISRFAGRYAQVCYLDCTRDIGHVVTHHIHVATVKDSDTAPRGMSLYGFAPRSVLETTLDCQRTESDALQKRGYGRWSIRHRLWKAILAQLVFQSLIYSIGGWEANLVSLGAMIVARFWIETFNYFQHYGQVRAVGTPIERRHVWNHLRPLSRIMTFEITNHADHHLNSYAPYYALVPDRMAIPMPSVFVCFLAALVPPLWFNSIIKPALERWDRDFASPEEQKLAMAQNERAGWPNWLESRGNAQKAAPNHA; encoded by the coding sequence ATGGATTACCTCAAGTATTTCGTGCCCGTACTGATGCAACTGGCAACGCTCGCGGGCCTGCTGGCCGGAGGGCATTGGGTGTGGGTCGGTATTGCCACCTTTCCGCTGCTCGCCCTCGTCGACAGCATCCTGCCCGCAGACTATTCGCCGCGGCAGATCAAGAGCCGCGCGCTGTCACTGATCCCGGTCTGGATCTGCACCATTCTCGGCCCCACGCTGTACCTCGCCCTCGCGTGGATCGTCCTGAACGGCCAACTCGACGGCGCGCAGACGATCGGCGCCTTGCTCAGCGTGGCCTGGCTGTCGGTGTTGCCCGTGATCCCGGCGACGCACGAGCTCTACCACCAGCGTGGCGCAATCTCGCGCTTCGCCGGGCGCTACGCGCAGGTCTGCTACCTGGACTGCACGCGCGACATCGGCCACGTCGTCACGCATCACATCCATGTCGCCACGGTGAAGGACAGCGACACGGCGCCGCGCGGCATGTCGCTTTACGGCTTCGCGCCGCGTTCCGTGCTCGAGACGACGCTCGATTGCCAGCGCACCGAGAGCGACGCGCTGCAGAAACGCGGCTATGGACGCTGGTCGATCCGCCATCGGCTGTGGAAGGCGATCCTCGCACAGCTCGTGTTCCAGTCGCTCATTTACTCCATCGGTGGCTGGGAGGCGAATCTCGTGTCGCTCGGAGCGATGATCGTCGCGCGCTTCTGGATCGAGACCTTCAACTACTTCCAGCACTACGGGCAAGTGCGGGCGGTCGGCACTCCGATCGAGCGGCGTCACGTGTGGAACCACCTCAGGCCGCTGTCGCGAATCATGACCTTCGAGATCACCAACCATGCGGATCACCACCTGAACTCCTACGCACCGTATTACGCGCTGGTGCCCGACCGGATGGCCATCCCTATGCCGAGCGTGTTCGTGTGCTTCCTCGCCGCGCTGGTTCCGCCGCTGTGGTTCAACTCGATCATCAAGCCCGCGCTGGAACGCTGGGACCGCGACTTCGCCTCCCCCGAGGAGCAGAAGCTCGCGATGGCGCAGAACGAGCGCGCCGGCTGGCCGAACTGGCTGGAGTCGCGCGGTAATGCACAAAAGGCTGCGCCGAATCACGCCTGA
- a CDS encoding acyl-CoA dehydrogenase family protein, translating into MIKRSLFSEEHEMFRDTVRKFIDREIRPYHAQWEKDGIVSREVWRKAGAAGLLCCTVDEQYGGLGLEYLFDVIVFEEIAKCGYTGPGFLIHCDLVATYIKSFGTDAQKRQWLPRMVSGEAIGALGMTEPHAGSDLKNIRTRAVRDGDDYVINGQKVFISNGQMCDVIVLAAKTDRDAGAKGITLFLVDTSLPGFKRGKNLEKLGLKAQDTSELFFEDLRVPASAILGEEGQGFAIMMTKLAQERLAQAIRSAAVAEEVIGYTVDYTANREAFGKTIGDFQNTQFKLAELHTEAVIGRVFTDRCIELFMRGELDALDAAMAKMWLSNLHCKVVDECLQLFGGWGYMWEYPIARAYADARIVKIAGGSIEIMKYLIGRNLFAEKKPRELSNAS; encoded by the coding sequence ATGATCAAGCGCAGCCTGTTCAGTGAAGAGCACGAGATGTTTCGAGACACGGTGCGCAAGTTCATCGATCGGGAAATTCGCCCCTACCACGCGCAGTGGGAAAAGGATGGCATCGTGTCGCGTGAGGTGTGGCGCAAGGCCGGTGCCGCCGGGTTGCTGTGCTGCACGGTCGATGAGCAGTACGGCGGCCTCGGGCTGGAGTACCTCTTCGACGTGATCGTGTTCGAAGAGATCGCCAAGTGCGGCTACACCGGCCCGGGCTTCCTGATCCACTGCGACCTTGTCGCCACCTACATCAAGTCCTTCGGCACCGACGCACAGAAGCGCCAGTGGCTGCCGCGCATGGTGAGCGGCGAGGCGATCGGCGCGTTGGGCATGACCGAGCCGCACGCGGGCTCCGACCTCAAGAACATCCGCACGCGGGCGGTGCGCGACGGCGACGACTACGTCATCAACGGCCAGAAGGTGTTCATCTCCAATGGCCAGATGTGCGACGTGATCGTGCTCGCCGCGAAGACCGACCGCGACGCGGGCGCCAAGGGCATCACGCTGTTCCTCGTCGATACCAGCCTGCCCGGATTCAAGCGCGGCAAGAACCTGGAGAAGCTCGGCCTCAAGGCGCAGGACACGTCCGAGCTCTTCTTCGAAGACCTGCGCGTGCCGGCGAGCGCGATCCTCGGCGAGGAAGGGCAGGGCTTCGCGATCATGATGACCAAGCTCGCGCAGGAGCGGCTGGCGCAGGCGATCCGTTCGGCGGCGGTGGCGGAGGAGGTGATCGGTTACACGGTCGACTACACCGCCAATCGCGAGGCCTTCGGCAAGACCATCGGCGACTTCCAGAACACCCAGTTCAAGCTCGCCGAACTGCATACCGAGGCGGTCATCGGGCGCGTCTTCACCGATCGCTGCATCGAATTGTTCATGCGCGGTGAGCTCGATGCGCTCGACGCGGCGATGGCCAAGATGTGGCTGTCGAACCTGCACTGCAAAGTGGTCGACGAGTGCCTGCAGCTCTTTGGCGGCTGGGGCTACATGTGGGAATACCCGATCGCGCGCGCCTACGCCGACGCACGCATCGTAAAAATCGCCGGGGGCTCCATAGAAATCATGAAGTACCTGATCGGGCGAAACCTGTTTGCCGAGAAGAAGCCGCGCGAGCTCAGCAACGCCTCGTAG
- a CDS encoding alpha/beta fold hydrolase → MKHELKRGAISANGLEFHYLEQGEGPLALLLHGFPDSAATWRHVMPVLADKGYRAVAPYMRGYAPTTAPDMSALDAVGFFVALGADANALHTALGGNGDAIVIGHDWGAVATYSAALQGPSLWKRCVTMAVPPLQVLARRHSTYAQLKRSFYMWFFQMAAANEVVAADDFAFIRELWADWSPGYDAREDVAEVARCLGGKANLQAALGYYRAFFDPATFSFAYGDGAGTLTQPLLYLHGARDGCIGLEEAAMTEALAYVGPGSQALMVPATGHFLHLESPEFVSKQIIEFIG, encoded by the coding sequence ATGAAACACGAACTGAAACGCGGCGCGATCAGCGCCAACGGACTGGAGTTCCACTATCTGGAGCAGGGCGAGGGGCCGCTCGCGCTCCTGCTGCATGGCTTTCCCGACAGCGCGGCGACCTGGCGCCACGTGATGCCGGTGCTCGCCGACAAGGGCTATCGCGCAGTCGCTCCCTATATGCGCGGCTATGCGCCGACGACGGCGCCCGACATGTCCGCACTGGACGCCGTGGGTTTCTTTGTCGCGCTCGGTGCCGATGCGAACGCACTCCACACCGCACTCGGCGGCAACGGCGATGCGATCGTGATCGGCCACGACTGGGGCGCGGTCGCGACCTACTCGGCGGCGCTGCAGGGGCCATCGCTGTGGAAACGCTGCGTGACGATGGCCGTTCCACCGCTGCAGGTGCTCGCGCGCCGGCATTCGACGTACGCCCAACTGAAGCGGTCGTTCTACATGTGGTTCTTCCAGATGGCCGCCGCGAACGAGGTCGTCGCCGCCGACGATTTCGCCTTCATCCGTGAGCTGTGGGCCGACTGGTCGCCGGGCTACGACGCGCGCGAGGACGTCGCCGAAGTCGCCCGCTGCCTGGGCGGCAAGGCCAACCTGCAGGCGGCCCTCGGCTACTACCGTGCCTTCTTCGATCCCGCGACCTTCTCTTTCGCCTATGGCGACGGTGCCGGGACGCTCACGCAGCCGCTTCTGTATCTGCATGGCGCGCGCGACGGCTGCATCGGCCTCGAAGAGGCTGCGATGACCGAGGCGCTCGCTTATGTCGGCCCGGGCTCGCAAGCGTTGATGGTGCCGGCGACGGGGCACTTCCTGCACCTGGAAAGTCCTGAATTCGTCAGTAAGCAGATCATCGAGTTTATTGGTTAG
- a CDS encoding nitric oxide reductase activation protein NorD → MTTAPIDTHPLRMLAAAVAGSPVAISYLTEPGAPAWTDGERIFLSAERQAGEGGRELLVQCALLAGDALKGVGLRSLVGSIEQRQRFLLLEVERCCARISERLPRAFLDALAPYGTNLRPQDSGESLRMARSRVRLPRPPEWYGTLQPWAVLRRTVRGGGRSMDARKLEQLESRIGALEENEEDGDDDALVRNPFWKLLSSPLGKDGFFARFMREIFDMQSSPDKAAADSGIEGSSEMVSGRASRHALDVTKALRSGLAVAIPSGLLAPEGGAHSYPEWDSGKGRYRPGWASVEEVAPAAEEPFFDASLLDGSADMALLRALAGLCLGFRRHSGQMAGDDLVLDRLIRLAVDLRTGHSGDDRIYSASLRTRRDLGVMILLDASSSTLEGSRGDRVIDRQVRAAWKLCQTFDRLGDRVAMYGFHSWGRTLVRFQHLKAFDERFGADTRNRMHRLSVAGYTRSGAAIRHATELLDAHSGTPFKLLLLISDGYPYDDQYEGEYADLDTRKALEEARARGVACLCLSLGSDAEAARLERAWGSANYLAIGNATEMATRLRGAVERALSTAARRSHATAA, encoded by the coding sequence ATGACTACCGCCCCGATCGATACCCATCCGTTGCGCATGCTGGCTGCCGCCGTGGCCGGCTCGCCTGTCGCAATCAGCTACCTGACCGAGCCAGGCGCGCCCGCGTGGACCGATGGCGAGCGCATTTTCCTGTCGGCCGAACGCCAGGCGGGCGAGGGCGGGCGTGAGTTGCTCGTGCAGTGTGCCTTGCTCGCCGGGGACGCGCTGAAAGGCGTCGGCTTGCGGTCTCTGGTCGGAAGCATCGAGCAGCGCCAGCGCTTTCTCTTACTGGAAGTGGAGCGTTGCTGCGCGCGGATTTCCGAACGGCTGCCGCGTGCATTTCTGGATGCGCTTGCCCCCTATGGCACGAACCTGCGCCCGCAGGATTCCGGCGAATCGCTGCGCATGGCGCGTAGTCGAGTCCGTCTGCCACGCCCGCCCGAGTGGTACGGCACGCTGCAGCCGTGGGCGGTGTTACGCCGGACAGTGCGCGGCGGTGGCCGCAGCATGGATGCGCGCAAGCTGGAGCAGCTTGAGTCGCGGATCGGCGCACTCGAGGAGAACGAAGAGGACGGCGACGACGACGCGCTGGTGCGCAATCCGTTCTGGAAGCTGTTGTCCTCGCCGCTCGGCAAGGATGGCTTCTTCGCTCGCTTCATGCGCGAGATCTTCGACATGCAGTCCTCGCCGGACAAGGCCGCGGCCGACTCGGGTATCGAAGGCTCGTCGGAGATGGTCAGCGGGCGGGCATCGCGCCACGCCCTGGATGTGACGAAGGCGCTGCGTTCGGGGCTTGCCGTGGCCATTCCGAGCGGACTGCTGGCGCCGGAGGGCGGGGCGCACAGCTACCCGGAATGGGATAGCGGGAAGGGGCGCTATCGGCCGGGCTGGGCGAGCGTCGAGGAAGTGGCGCCGGCAGCCGAGGAGCCGTTTTTCGATGCATCACTGCTCGACGGCAGCGCCGATATGGCGCTGCTGCGCGCATTGGCCGGCCTGTGCCTGGGGTTTCGTCGCCACTCGGGCCAGATGGCCGGGGACGATCTCGTGCTCGATCGCCTGATCCGCCTCGCTGTCGATCTGCGCACCGGCCATTCGGGCGACGACCGAATCTATTCGGCGAGCCTGCGCACGCGCCGCGATCTCGGCGTGATGATCCTCCTCGATGCGTCCAGTTCGACGCTCGAAGGCAGCAGGGGCGACCGCGTCATCGACCGCCAGGTGCGGGCGGCGTGGAAGCTCTGCCAGACCTTCGACCGCCTGGGCGACCGCGTCGCGATGTACGGTTTCCACTCCTGGGGACGGACGCTGGTCCGCTTCCAGCACCTGAAGGCCTTCGACGAGCGCTTCGGCGCAGACACACGCAATCGCATGCACCGGCTGTCGGTCGCGGGCTACACGCGCAGCGGCGCGGCGATCCGGCACGCGACGGAACTCCTCGACGCGCATTCCGGCACCCCCTTCAAGCTGCTGCTCCTGATTTCCGACGGCTACCCCTACGACGACCAGTACGAAGGCGAATACGCCGACCTCGACACGCGCAAGGCCCTCGAAGAGGCCCGCGCCCGCGGCGTTGCCTGCCTGTGCCTGAGCCTTGGCAGCGATGCCGAGGCCGCACGGCTGGAGCGTGCGTGGGGATCGGCCAATTACCTCGCGATCGGCAACGCCACCGAGATGGCGACACGGCTGCGGGGCGCGGTGGAACGCGCGCTCAGCACCGCCGCGCGTCGATCGCACGCGACCGCGGCATGA
- a CDS encoding CbbQ/NirQ/NorQ/GpvN family protein produces MQVAFSADERRVAEQPYYLASGDEVEVFQAAHRQRLPLMLKGPTGCGKTRLVEHMAARLGLQLITIACHEDITAADLVGRYLLHGGETVWVDGPLTRAVRRGAICYLDEVVEARADTTVVIHPLADHRRELNLERLNETLHAPDDFMLVVSYNPGYQSVLKDLKQSTRQRMVGIELGYPVAERELRILVRESGIDEARAMELVKLAHAIRKLDASMLPDVCSTRTLVSTARLMCEGLSARAAAMAAMLLPLCDDAEVVRGLREVVNTYLPQ; encoded by the coding sequence ATGCAGGTGGCTTTCAGCGCCGATGAGCGGCGAGTGGCGGAGCAGCCGTATTACCTCGCGAGCGGGGACGAGGTCGAGGTGTTCCAGGCGGCACACCGGCAGCGCTTGCCGCTGATGCTGAAGGGGCCGACGGGCTGCGGCAAGACGCGGCTGGTCGAACACATGGCGGCGCGGCTGGGGCTGCAGCTGATCACCATCGCCTGCCACGAAGACATCACGGCCGCGGATCTCGTCGGCCGTTACCTGCTGCATGGCGGCGAAACGGTGTGGGTCGACGGGCCGCTGACGCGTGCGGTGCGGCGCGGGGCGATCTGCTATCTGGACGAGGTGGTCGAAGCGCGCGCCGACACGACCGTCGTGATCCATCCGCTGGCGGATCATCGCCGCGAGCTGAACCTCGAGCGGTTGAACGAAACACTGCATGCACCCGACGACTTCATGCTCGTCGTGTCGTACAACCCCGGCTACCAGAGCGTGCTGAAGGACCTGAAGCAGTCGACGCGGCAGCGCATGGTCGGCATCGAGCTGGGTTATCCGGTGGCCGAGCGCGAGTTGCGGATTCTGGTGCGGGAAAGCGGTATCGACGAGGCACGGGCGATGGAGCTGGTGAAGCTCGCGCACGCGATCCGCAAGCTCGATGCGAGCATGCTCCCGGACGTGTGTTCGACGCGCACGCTCGTAAGCACTGCACGCCTGATGTGCGAGGGCCTGTCCGCGCGAGCGGCGGCGATGGCAGCGATGCTGTTGCCGCTGTGCGACGACGCGGAGGTTGTTCGCGGGCTGCGCGAGGTGGTCAATACCTATCTGCCGCAGTAG
- a CDS encoding DUF29 domain-containing protein, which translates to MSAYDDDFAAWAAEQAQMLRNGQLAQLDTGHIAEELESLARRERRALATCMSGLLAQLLAGQYQPERQTAVWHATIRAERREIRQLLEESPSLTENLSAPRWRDMVWSSAFAEVVEETGLDGLPATCPWSLVEEVLAEEWLPS; encoded by the coding sequence ATGTCTGCTTACGATGACGACTTCGCGGCCTGGGCGGCCGAGCAGGCGCAGATGCTGCGAAACGGACAGCTGGCGCAACTCGACACCGGGCACATCGCCGAAGAGCTCGAGTCCTTGGCCCGCAGAGAGCGACGTGCGCTGGCGACCTGCATGTCCGGCCTGCTTGCACAGCTCCTCGCGGGACAGTATCAGCCCGAGCGCCAGACCGCGGTGTGGCATGCCACGATCCGCGCCGAGCGCAGGGAGATTCGGCAATTGCTGGAAGAGTCGCCCAGTCTGACGGAAAACCTGTCGGCGCCACGCTGGCGGGACATGGTGTGGAGCAGCGCCTTCGCCGAGGTGGTCGAAGAGACCGGCCTGGACGGACTTCCGGCAACCTGCCCGTGGTCGCTGGTGGAGGAGGTGCTCGCTGAGGAGTGGCTACCGAGTTGA
- a CDS encoding DUF3658 domain-containing protein, whose protein sequence is MGFEEAVVPGADARGRRAVSQFEPGEFGELLGRTRVLDAAEITRLAQEWQRNAAIASGVRRWADGRVSHHGDDYYDGLLLAQYDDEWQPAGQAIGLAMWDCRIAHRRRGQADDAGRRARDTALNAGEPNRLRLTFGSTARPARIEINASPDPASAPPAHH, encoded by the coding sequence ATGGGGTTTGAAGAAGCCGTCGTGCCCGGAGCGGATGCGCGCGGCCGGCGTGCCGTCAGTCAGTTCGAACCGGGCGAGTTCGGCGAACTGCTGGGCCGGACGCGGGTACTCGACGCTGCGGAGATCACGCGCCTCGCGCAGGAATGGCAGCGCAATGCGGCCATCGCCTCGGGCGTGCGGCGCTGGGCCGACGGCCGCGTCAGCCACCACGGCGACGACTACTACGACGGGCTGCTGCTCGCGCAGTACGACGACGAGTGGCAACCCGCCGGGCAGGCGATCGGCTTGGCGATGTGGGACTGCCGGATCGCTCACCGACGCCGAGGTCAGGCTGACGACGCCGGGCGGCGCGCAAGGGACACTGCTTTGAATGCCGGTGAGCCGAATCGCCTTCGGCTCACCTTTGGATCGACGGCGAGGCCGGCCCGCATCGAAATCAATGCATCGCCCGATCCAGCATCTGCGCCGCCCGCTCACCACTGA
- a CDS encoding protoporphyrinogen/coproporphyrinogen oxidase, which yields MKTIVIGGGPAGCAAAYTLSKQGHDVLLFEASDQVGGRTKQLRRDGFNLATGALFLMGGIYPRTSALLAEMGHDRDIVPWGGASELQDKDDSRYPVSFVSLLSYLRIPVLSLGDKLKVAMAGLRLHLRPGASNPFDGAELAAFDKGEDLETWSRKNLGERAYEYIVRPIMDFLYAVPASWLSTPFPHAIIQQAHKMKLSVPPGGVGQVSEWFVQAAKRAEVRLSTPVERVERSSQGYRVFANGEAHDADGLVVATEAFVAAKLLEPYIDADARSRLTEAPYTDYAHVAIGYAKSPWPNYPTDIVLPVGVGGTRNIGAIVLHSRRHPGSVPKGGELVGVYFNTPPLAHMSDEDIKREALEAAIKAFGAAPDPTFVHLFRYDRGLTIAGPGHYSKLDAVHKAMPPRVCLAGDYFSQAGVEAAVFSGERAAQMLDRAMH from the coding sequence ATGAAGACCATCGTCATCGGCGGCGGCCCCGCCGGTTGTGCGGCCGCGTACACGCTGAGCAAGCAGGGCCACGACGTGCTTCTGTTCGAGGCCTCGGACCAGGTCGGCGGCCGCACCAAGCAACTGCGCCGCGACGGCTTCAACCTCGCGACCGGTGCGCTCTTCCTGATGGGCGGCATCTACCCGCGCACCTCCGCACTGCTCGCCGAGATGGGGCACGACCGCGACATCGTGCCGTGGGGCGGGGCATCCGAACTGCAGGACAAGGACGACTCGCGCTATCCGGTGAGCTTCGTGTCCTTGCTGAGCTATCTTCGCATTCCCGTGCTGAGCCTCGGTGACAAGCTGAAGGTCGCGATGGCCGGGCTCAGGCTCCACCTCCGCCCGGGCGCGAGCAATCCCTTCGACGGTGCGGAACTCGCGGCCTTCGACAAGGGCGAGGATCTGGAGACCTGGTCGCGCAAAAACCTCGGCGAGCGCGCCTACGAGTACATCGTGCGGCCGATCATGGACTTCCTCTACGCGGTGCCGGCGAGCTGGCTGTCGACGCCATTCCCGCACGCGATCATCCAGCAGGCGCACAAGATGAAACTGTCGGTGCCGCCGGGCGGCGTCGGGCAGGTGAGCGAGTGGTTCGTCCAGGCCGCGAAGCGCGCCGAGGTGCGCCTCTCCACGCCGGTCGAGCGCGTCGAGCGCAGCAGCCAGGGATACCGCGTGTTCGCGAACGGCGAGGCGCACGACGCGGACGGCTTGGTCGTCGCCACCGAGGCCTTCGTCGCGGCGAAGCTCCTCGAGCCGTATATCGACGCTGACGCGCGGAGCAGGCTGACGGAGGCCCCGTACACCGACTACGCCCACGTCGCGATCGGCTACGCGAAAAGCCCCTGGCCGAACTACCCGACCGACATCGTGCTGCCGGTCGGTGTCGGCGGGACGCGCAACATCGGCGCCATCGTGCTGCACAGCCGTCGCCATCCGGGCTCGGTGCCGAAGGGCGGCGAACTCGTCGGCGTTTATTTCAACACCCCGCCGCTCGCGCACATGAGCGACGAGGACATCAAGCGCGAAGCGCTCGAAGCGGCGATCAAGGCCTTCGGCGCAGCGCCCGATCCGACCTTCGTGCATCTCTTCCGCTACGACCGTGGGCTGACCATTGCCGGGCCGGGACACTACAGCAAGCTCGACGCCGTGCACAAGGCCATGCCGCCGCGGGTGTGCCTCGCGGGGGACTATTTCTCGCAGGCGGGGGTGGAGGCAGCGGTGTTCAGTGGTGAGCGGGCGGCGCAGATGCTGGATCGGGCGATGCATTGA
- a CDS encoding molecular chaperone TorD family protein: MNARDGFSDLSCSALGRSAMYAALSRAFTYEGAGSGPVAIAGSDFNAAFDPSVSEDACALREGAYAGGDQTALFEELMRFYGFFGLARGEHAQMPDHLCVELEFMHFLTLQQERSAGQTEALESLLRAQHDFLSRHLLRLVRGVRAAMKNASPACTELVEMTEAFVSEDLQELSRRQTP; this comes from the coding sequence ATGAACGCGCGCGACGGATTCTCCGACTTGTCGTGCAGCGCGCTCGGCCGCAGCGCGATGTACGCGGCGCTATCGCGCGCGTTCACCTACGAAGGCGCGGGCAGCGGGCCGGTAGCGATCGCCGGCAGCGACTTCAACGCGGCCTTCGATCCGTCCGTCAGCGAGGATGCCTGCGCCTTGCGCGAAGGCGCCTACGCCGGCGGCGACCAGACCGCGTTGTTCGAAGAGCTGATGCGCTTCTATGGCTTCTTCGGCCTCGCGCGTGGCGAGCACGCCCAGATGCCCGACCACCTCTGCGTCGAACTCGAATTCATGCACTTCCTGACGCTGCAGCAGGAGCGCTCGGCCGGACAGACCGAAGCGCTCGAATCCCTGCTGCGCGCGCAGCACGACTTCCTGTCGCGCCACCTGCTGCGCCTCGTGCGCGGTGTGCGCGCAGCGATGAAGAACGCATCGCCCGCCTGCACGGAGCTGGTCGAGATGACAGAAGCCTTCGTCAGCGAAGACCTACAAGAACTATCCAGGAGACAGACCCCATGA